The Sporosarcina sp. 6E9 genome segment TTATTGTAGATGTGGAAGATATCTCTTTTCTCCCCACTCTTCTTAATGGTATCCAATAGTTTGTATTTCATAGCCTCTGGTAGTTGATTGGCCACATGGGTATGAAATACACAAAGCACCGCATCATTCGAAATTTGTTCTGCAATTTTCGGTAGACACTCCACGCCATCTCCCTCGATGAACTCAATTTTATGTTTGTTTTGTGTCAGGCAGTTTATCGCGTGGTTGAAGAGTTCCCTTCTTGCCTCATGCTCCGGCCAAATTAATGATTTCAACCACAGTGCGTCTTCATCATTTGCGGCATCATTAATGTGTAGATCAATCCCGATTCTGTGTGTGACTGGTGGACTTTCCATGTATAATTTTGGGAAGTTATTTCCTTTTACTTTTGATTGAATACGGAGATCAGATTGGCGATTACCATAAATGATTTCCGTTTGATAAGTATAACTATATTGATCCCAAAGTAGCTGAAAGCCCGCACTCGTTCCAATTTCAATTAAAGCAAATGGTTTGTGCGTTTTATTATAAACATACGAAAATACGGGATAGAGATATCCGCACCGCTTCACTTCATTTGTTTGTACTAATTTTTCTTTCAAAAGTGAAATTATTTCTTCACGATAGTGGAAACAAAAATCTTTCAAGTGTGAAAAAGATTCTTTATAATTCTTTGGATGT includes the following:
- a CDS encoding DUF2332 domain-containing protein; amino-acid sequence: MDIARLSNEFKVFAEAECKGSSILYEYLSNQIAGDTDLLTLSSFAREGQPVPNLFFGAVQYLLHKGVEHSLSDYYSSMVEHPKNYKESFSHLKDFCFHYREEIISLLKEKLVQTNEVKRCGYLYPVFSYVYNKTHKPFALIEIGTSAGFQLLWDQYSYTYQTEIIYGNRQSDLRIQSKVKGNNFPKLYMESPPVTHRIGIDLHINDAANDEDALWLKSLIWPEHEARRELFNHAINCLTQNKHKIEFIEGDGVECLPKIAEQISNDAVLCVFHTHVANQLPEAMKYKLLDTIKKSGEKRDIFHIYNNIWDGKLHLDYFMKQIEYKNVVGETDAHGRWFTWNL